From Rhopalosiphum padi isolate XX-2018 chromosome 2, ASM2088224v1, whole genome shotgun sequence:
GACAAGGAGATTTCGACAACCGTGTCATTCGGCGCCTATCATCATGTTTTTACACTACAAATACTCAAAACACGATGAGGTGTTGACAAGCATCAGCAAGGATGGGACGATCAAATTTTGGAACTACTGTACCATAGACATGGCGGATCCACCTGAAAATGACCGCGTGCTGGAAATACAACCAATTTATGAGATTAATGTCCAAGACTCTATCAATGCATCGAAAATTATGGGTATGTGCAAGACCGACGACAACCCTAAATCTTATGACTATTTTATTCAGGTAATATACGACAGAAAAATCTACGTGCATATCTTAGGCTCCTGATATTATAGCCCaactatatacgtattattgtacctacccgtacctatttaacatttaatatatcatgAGTGGTCCATTCAGGATTGTTTTATTGCTAGAAAGGAATAGAGGGATTTTATTTGCATAAACgtttattaaaatgcataattaataatgtgcTAATTATCAACTTGATAAGAAATATATTGATAACATAGCTTACACGGACTAAGATATTTACTACaccaattatacaatatttgttcTTTATCCACTTGGACCGTGAGtttcttaaattaaatgatgAATAACTTAGATGGATTTTGattaacataaatcataatgatatacaatataaaaagacGTGTTTAAACCTCTATATATCCACCATAACTGTATAATTACGGTTgtaaatttaagataaataacgttatattataatatttaatatctactaATGGTAAAATGCGTGTTACTAAGATGTTATTTACAACATAAGATAGAAGTTATTTCGATATTATTTAGAtgttagaaaacattttactgGAACATAAATGTAACGGTATAAAACGTGAAGGCTACGTTGCGTTGacgttaaattgttaatttaataatctaaaataataatatagttataataaattaaaaattaataacaattaaacaataaatgcaTGTGACATGTTGAATGTTCATTCTAAACTTTTCCTAAATGTTgctgtaacataatatttcacagtgggataatatagtaggtaatgAAAGTATAAATATGTGATCATCGATCGATTAccgatgaataaattaatatattacatatatttttcttatatattacatgttatttatattgtgaattaattgtgattatacgtaatattcatcgtagtataataattgttttaaaaatatttaatttttatttatatttatttctgtagGACGGCAATGGGGGTATGTGGCTCGTTGACATCGAAATGTCAAGAAAAGCGAAACCTGTAAGACGGTTGGCTAAATTCCACGGCGGAGTGATTACCTCTTTGCAATCATCGCCCATcggttattttattgttacaacGTCGTTGGATGGTTGGCTCCACATATACGACGTAACCAACAAAAAATTGGTATTTACCCACGATTTCAAGATACCAATCACTTCGTCGATTTGGTTACCGCAGAAGGTGTGcgaaatttgtattaaaaccaTTAGAATCGTGACCACGGTTATTTATTATTCcgaaatcttattttttaacgaatatattttttttatagatagctTGTTCGAGGGATATCTTCATAGTTGGATTTCAAACTGGAGTTGTAAAAATAGTCACCGTcccctttaaaaaaaatatcgaaaaaaatatattaaatcctTTTGAAATAGAGGAAATACAAGTATTTAGATCATTGTttctaataatatgtagataattgattttaatttgcatgaatttttttttagtcttcgAAGCCTCATAAAAGTCCTATTGGTTATTTGTCATTAAACAACAGCGCCAAAATTCTTATATGTGGAGGTgatgataaaacaatatttgtttataaaataaaaactagaccTATAAAATTGAGTCCAATTGGATTTTTTCCATTACCCGGCAAAGTCACTTTTATACATTGGAAACCAtcagaagtaaaaatattttgaatatgtttgtcaattagtattgtatataatcattttcaattttaaaaatttattttagaaagatATTACATTGATTAGTTGCGCTAGTGGGCATATCGTGGAAGTGAAAGTTCCTACAAGTCGTCCGTCGTACACCAGAGAATCATTTTTACTGAAACTTGAATCGCGTACAATACAAACAGTGAGCATTAAGTCAGAAATATGTCAACAGCAATATGAATTGGATTTGAAGAAcaagaaaaatgataaaatcaatagaaaaaaagagaatataaaaattatcagaGAACAAAATCCCGGTGTTGAAATCGACGAAGAGTTATATTTTGAAGATTCCGAAGAAGACGAAAAACCGCCGGAAATCTTTATTCCTCCGACACCGAACCCCGTATTGTTCGCAATGTACACTCCGTCGGGGACCGGTATATGGGTGTCGATCGATGGATACGACGCCGGCTATTTGTACGAATACGATATTAACACATCTAGCCCAGTAACTGATGCACACATATTAATACCGGATACGAATGACACTCCGCTAACAGCGATTAAAATCGTGTAAGTACCTGCATAAAGTATACCGATACGACTGGCTACATCCATATAGCTACAGGTCTACagtactaaaaacaataaatgtgtaatatatcgTACGCTCCATGTGGACTTAGaaataacacaaatatatattgagTTTGGTATACTTAAACACTACAGACGTATACATAagatacctatgtaatattatgtttaaatgtatcAATAATTTAGTATCTATCTATCCTTGTAATCCACATTATAAAATTACCTCTAtttaaatacgatattataatttatacatttttaaattcaaattacaaaCGTTTGCAGCAAAagttacatttaatttcaatttttttcactgTGATTTCAAcaacatattaaatgtatgcatgtttttttttttttttaagtgaaacCGATTCATTAACAATTTTGATGGGATTTGCTGATGGTAGAATACGTCTTACAAATATTAAAGACAATAATTTATCAGATTTCGGAGACTATATTGAATACTCTGTTCACGATAATAAAACAGGAAGAGTAAATATGTTGTGTTTAAGTCAAGACAACAATATGTTATACACTTGTGGAGATGAttgtaacatttttagttttatgtttcaatgtaattataaaaacatcgaTGAGCCGCCTCAGCCACCTGTATTGGTTGTAAGTaacgtaataaaatatcattatttgaaaattgaaatacttatttatttaataattaggaagaagaaattataaataccaaaGAAGACAGAAAAATACAAGAAGAAAACACttagaacatttaaattttctataccATTACGAAAAAAGTGACATACTATACATATCAATTAGATATtggtattttgtttaattatatgtatacatacaatttattatttcatatttatattatattcagtacAATACGTTTTCAagtttatatctaaataaaattattgcattgatatatacttatatataaactcgacattattataagaacgtaaaattaaatataatattacaaatacgaaatattataataatatacaatatatgagtACATACCAATatcaatctaatattaaaactagaaTATGTTTATGATGTGTTTATTAAATCGACAAAttaggatattattataaaataaataataataatttctctattttatgtaaaacaaaaaccCTCTCAAATATTTTACTGATATATTACTGATATTCGTGGGTACAGGATACAGATTTTAGTGtggtcaacaatttttttttttttgaaaaaaacaaacattacaaatattttcatcattatacaaataaataatacaatttaaatagtatCACAGTTTTATGTCTTAAAATGAaagtattatatcaatttacaaTTGACGTATAGTAAGAATGAGTAACATAGAAAAAAGAGATATgtcatgtacatattattaaaaaatctacCACAAGGAAATAATGAAGAAAAGTCTAACGCCAAGTTTAATCGAAACTATGTGGGAGGAGATTGAAGTGTTCTGGAACTGGAAGTAGAGAATGCCATGAATTGGATTGTAGTACAGTACTTTTGTCTTAAACTTTCTGATTCTCTCTATTAAAGATGGGCCATTGCATCTATATAGAGCCAAGAATGCTTTAACAACAAAACAAGATGTTTTTGTTCGGAGCTCAACATagtgatttttttgattttctacgTTAGTTAGaactttagaaataattttagttagatattttttttaaataataggaaATAACAGCTAGCCTCTAGCTTAACACCGACGTCGTCTGGAAACTTGTGCGTTCACTGTGCCACGCCATACCccaacaatatacctatatagtgttactttattgcatacaataattattgtcaatcatttacagtttaatttaatataatttgaatagttttatagtattataatgcaaaaatatatttttatattttatgtaataaccaTTACAAATTTGCGCATTGATTAATTGTTGCCATTTATATAGTAACCCAAATTagcatttttatcatttttataatgatataagacAAAAATTAATCGCCTGAAAAAATTCATGTGCATGcgttaaaaaaaagaaagttaAATGTTTTGCactttatgcataatatattataacctggCTCGTGATAAGAGAATCgttctaaatgtaatattattaatacataagcATTTCAAATGTCTTCACGTGTATTGTTATAAGTCCATGAGTCAATCTACTTCGAtgcgcatatattattatgtttactatagaaatgatatatttattatacatgatgATCAGTTCTTCCTTGTTACGGGCCTGCCTCgagatctaataataatttaacgatcAGACGGATATAATAACGATTGACgctgattattattatcgtttactcCGTGAGATTTATCGATAAAAGCACactctatacataatacatacatattatatacatatattatattgtatatagtagcTTTAAGCAGCCAAGTCCGTGCCCTCGTCTAATTAAAAAGTCTcgaattgaaatttatttcgcGTGTTTCGAGAAAACCGCCGGACGTCGAGGGTAAGTACACATGTATTTCCGGCGATTTCTGCGAATTTATGGTCCGGCACAAATGCAAAAACCACCCTTGCATTGTACGGTAGGAAAAAAACGTACGCACACATTAGGCACAACATATATCGTATAAATAGGAGCGTTTGGCctgatatatgtatacgtataggtTTAAAAGGAGACAAATTGATGTTGACTCTGCTACCACCGGCCTCCGCGCCGCCGATACTCTTTCGTGAGATTGATAAATGGTCCAGCCCGAATCGCTCGAGACCGTAGTTGTGTGGAGTGAGGTGGCGGCGGTGTACGACGGTCAGTGCGGTCGTGCGGAAGGGACGGGGTGCCGCGGAGGGGCGCAAAGAAGAACCAAAATAATAGGGATTTCGGACTGAGATTAATGATTGACCTCGCGGTCGACTATGCGGACAATATAAAAGCGACTGCGGCGGGAAGCTGTCGCGGGACTCGGGTGTGCCGTGCTGTATATCGGTACATCGATTTTCCTTGGCCGTTCGATCCGACCGGCCGGACTAGGAAAAAACACGACATTTTATACTCAACACGTCGTTATTTAATGCTATACGGCCGGATAGCTGAACAtatttacccccccccccccacaataaaaaaaatcatctgatTTTGACGTTTCTCCGTAAATCTTCTTTGTCCTGCGTCATATAGGTATTTGGCAAGACAAACATCtcgtgcgtatatattatacatcgtatTTACCAAACGGCGATGTGTATTTGTCTGTAcggtttatgtaaataatatcgtGAAATCAGTTTGATATACCTAATtggtcgtatatatatatatatacattatacacgattcgggtattatttttatctctaTCGcgtattgtgtttattatatagcGATGACATTGCATAtaaacaatactatattattattatataataaaatattcaatcataTGTAAGTATTATTAACAGTTTTTGCGAATCATTAGCAATACATTGAAgggctttttatttttattaaccttCGAATTATGTTGATTTCACTTTTAATTCCGAAGAAAATGTGTAATTTTAGATGAATAAATCATTGTTGTTTGAACTCAAAAGCGATGATCGATGAATGGACtttgcagaaaaaaaaatgacaggttaggttaggttaggttaggtacccGACTATGATGTACACGATGTCGATCACGGTtacagtacctatacataataataatgtacacgcGGTGCAATATGCGCGTAGtagatatatatactatacacatcCGAAAGTCTCTGTAAATATACGTTTTGCATATAAGactatcaaaatattgtataccgtaataatattatattgtgtaatgatatgaggtatatatgtatattgtatacgcgtAGTCGTGTTACGGTATTATTATACGGTGCGACGCAAGTGCGAGAGAAGAGGTACTCGCCGCTGTCGTAATCTCGCGGCGTTGGCGTGGGCGAGAGTAGACCGAAAAAAAGACCGTCTGCCGCGACGaagtgatgtataatattattatgtatatatatattatatttttgtacacaatatCGTATGATTCGGAGCTGCTGTTGCGGACCGGATAAACCCTTCGGCGCGTGAAAACCCCTCATCGCGCCCCGACAATacacacgcataatattatattacattatacacgcGCGGCGAGTGTGTACGCGGCTTAAACGCGCGTGTTCGCTCGCTTTAACACCTCGcgcattacaatatattattatacacaatatcgCAGTAGTatgataatacgtatatatgtttGAATTGAAAACGAGTCGATCGTATGCTAAACGGTGGCTACCGCGCGCGGTGCGTGTCTCGtcgtggtattatattatattatataatattataatcggatGAAATCGATTgcgaagaatatattatacaacaataaaaacatatcgTTGTTACGCATACAAAACAATACTATATCGATCGTACCGACCCACAAGCGCTGTGAAGCGACTGGCCAAAcgagaattatataatattaatacacatatatgtgtatgtgtgtgtgtgtgtgtgtgtgtgttatgctCTTTCGGGAAGTGGATAAAAAAAAGGACATGAATCCGAATAACGCCGCGGCGCGGAGGAGTTGAAGTGCATGTAACACGcctgtagtatattattattgtaagtattaCGCGAGACCGCGCCGTTTTGTTCCGGTCCGATACCGGATTCGTCGCCTTGCGGCCCGGAAGTAGCAGATGAAGGGTTATTATTGCGGCGCGGTGGAGGCGAGAGACCGTGTTGCAGAATCTCGGCGCGGGGGTGACAAAGCGGAGCACAATGTCTGCACCGTCGCCGCCGTAACAAACGCCACCTGCAGACGGAATTAATTCCGGTACGTCCGTCGCACGACAATCGCCCTCTCGGCAGACCGACGGGGACGAATGTTCTTTTATCGTGACTTCCGGTGCACGAgcacatataggtacattgtactATTACTCATATATTAATACGGAAGGACAGAGCACATATATTTTCGTGTGATTAACATTAGGTGTACCACATAGTGGACGCGAGACGGACGCAATCCGATTTGTGGTATTACGCGCGCGCGAGCGCTCTCGAAATGTGTTTGAGCACGTGACCGGGACTTCGAATGGTTGCGCTTTTAGACGCgttgatattataatgtcgCTATTTTGAGCCGATGACCGATCCATAAAGAGTTGACGGTTGTACGATCGTGAATTCTCGATTTGTGCGTCGCTTTAATTAGAATCTATTTCACGTGTAACAAAGCAAAATTAATTTCCGCACTTCGATTGTATGAGTCCCGCTGCACGTTGGGTTAACAttagactattattatatataacagatACTATTATTGCATTACTTAAACAACAAAGTTTTCATAAatagctaaatatttattattatttaaagcttgactattgttgtattatagtcCTGAGTCGATGGCTAAGTCCTAATTATTGTACTTTTGCCCCTTACTATTTTACATTATCGAGTCATTGAAATATGATCGATTTGTATTTGTCTCTTGTAAATGAATTTTCTCACTTGAATAatagcaaaataatatattttaataaattcataatgttGATACTAATTTTGATGAGTACCTTATACCTTCAAattgcaaaaatattaaatataaaatagtgaataaatatacgtcataatatacaaaagtgTAACACATGCTTAGTTTCTGtcttacttatttaattattaccataTATGTGTAAAatgaggaaaaaaatattttctatcaaaaaattactataacgTATAGCGCCAGGGGGATAAAAAACATGAAAGCTTCAAAGTCCTACAGAATACGTTTCAACGATTGATCATCAGCTagacttaaatttaaaagtctGACTGACACGTCTCTATAATATAGAACATATTATGTTCCGAAACAAGTCGGTGGAACGAACGATTGTCCTACCGAATCGACTCGGTGAACTACCAGGAAAATCTATGTGAAAAATATGGCTGGTCATCAATAAGTAAATCAAATAGTCTTGCATTTAGGTAACTTATTTAATCGCAGTCGACGAACTAGAGTTACCTAATTCGGATGCAATaatcgaagaaaaaaaataaaaataatgaaacaggaaataaattattgtctGCAACTCAACATCTAGttctatatcatatataatattgttatgtatattcaGTTTATAATATCTGATATTATTGAAgtgactatttatatatatatcatgacgCGAAAATTCCGAAACTTATTTTGTTCTTCTCTATCTCGTCCATAATAAcctatcaattatataattaatgtttctctgggtattataacttataaacgtgttca
This genomic window contains:
- the LOC132918979 gene encoding cilia- and flagella-associated protein 44-like, whose translation is MTHHIESIKYEQSIKESIDENQINDTPFYKSSDLISKPIKSERCTMDENILKLQYPLLKSNSHSFGYDCCSKMFNICAADNHTILYAAGSYINMFDINDGQLSFRKSAGNGGIGYIVKNPVLSHIAVGENCNNPLIIVYEWPTFEIVSVLEGSAKQQINCLSYSQNGDYLCSQAGEPDNTLTIWDWKKSKIVLRTKSHTQDVYTCRFSNFIPNHLVTAGSGHIKFWKMAKTFTGLKLLGQLGRFVKTEISNVIGIFSMANEKVISGCEWGNILVWGEKFIEIEVTRRFRQPCHSAPIIMFLHYKYSKHDEVLTSISKDGTIKFWNYCTIDMADPPENDRVLEIQPIYEINVQDSINASKIMGMCKTDDNPKSYDYFIQDGNGGMWLVDIEMSRKAKPVRRLAKFHGGVITSLQSSPIGYFIVTTSLDGWLHIYDVTNKKLVFTHDFKIPITSSIWLPQKIACSRDIFIVGFQTGVVKIVTVPFKKNIEKNILNPFEIEEIQSSKPHKSPIGYLSLNNSAKILICGGDDKTIFVYKIKTRPIKLSPIGFFPLPGKVTFIHWKPSEKDITLISCASGHIVEVKVPTSRPSYTRESFLLKLESRTIQTVSIKSEICQQQYELDLKNKKNDKINRKKENIKIIREQNPGVEIDEELYFEDSEEDEKPPEIFIPPTPNPVLFAMYTPSGTGIWVSIDGYDAGYLYEYDINTSSPVTDAHILIPDTNDTPLTAIKIVETDSLTILMGFADGRIRLTNIKDNNLSDFGDYIEYSVHDNKTGRVNMLCLSQDNNMLYTCGDDCNIFSFMFQCNYKNIDEPPQPPVLVEEEIINTKEDRKIQEENT